From Banduia mediterranea, the proteins below share one genomic window:
- the nuoH gene encoding NADH-quinone oxidoreductase subunit NuoH: MIERLWTPEFQAVFFATLQAGVLLLGVTIVSAWTIWWERRLLGFFQDRLGPNRVGPLGLGQVIADMLKMFFKEDWTPPFVDKPTFLLAPFISLAMMLLMFLVVPLTPDIRVADLDMGVLVFLALAGLAVYAVMLAGWSSNNKYALLGGLRSTAQTITYEVFLGLALMGTVMLAGSFRLGDIVEAQRGLWFVVSQFPGFILFALAGIAVVHRAPFDLPEAESELADGYHIEYSSMKFGMFMVSEYVGVVVISALLTTFYFGGWLGPGFLPPLAWFCLKTFFFMCVFILLRASLPRPRYDQMMAAGWKFCLPLALINLLATGAIVLLKDGGLS, from the coding sequence ATGATCGAACGCCTCTGGACACCCGAATTCCAGGCGGTGTTCTTCGCCACCCTGCAGGCCGGCGTGCTGCTGCTGGGCGTCACCATCGTCTCCGCCTGGACGATCTGGTGGGAACGCCGCCTGCTCGGCTTCTTCCAGGACCGGCTCGGCCCGAACCGGGTCGGCCCACTGGGCCTGGGTCAGGTCATCGCCGACATGCTCAAGATGTTCTTCAAGGAGGACTGGACGCCGCCGTTCGTCGACAAGCCGACCTTCCTGCTGGCGCCGTTCATCTCGCTGGCGATGATGCTGCTGATGTTCCTGGTAGTGCCGCTGACGCCGGACATCCGCGTGGCCGACCTGGACATGGGCGTGCTGGTATTCCTGGCGCTGGCCGGACTCGCGGTCTACGCGGTGATGCTGGCCGGCTGGTCGTCCAACAACAAGTACGCGCTGCTCGGCGGCCTGCGCTCCACCGCGCAGACCATCACCTACGAGGTGTTCCTGGGCCTGGCGCTGATGGGCACGGTGATGCTCGCCGGCTCGTTCAGGCTCGGCGATATCGTCGAGGCGCAACGCGGGCTGTGGTTCGTGGTGTCGCAGTTTCCCGGCTTCATCCTGTTCGCACTGGCCGGTATCGCCGTGGTCCACCGCGCGCCCTTCGACCTGCCGGAAGCCGAATCCGAACTGGCGGATGGCTACCACATCGAATATTCGAGCATGAAGTTCGGCATGTTCATGGTCAGCGAATACGTCGGCGTGGTCGTGATCTCGGCGCTGCTGACCACGTTCTACTTCGGCGGCTGGCTGGGCCCCGGCTTTCTGCCGCCGCTGGCCTGGTTCTGCCTCAAGACCTTCTTCTTCATGTGTGTGTTCATCCTGCTGCGCGCCTCGCTGCCGCGCCCGCGCTACGACCAGATGATGGCGGCGGGCTGGAAATTCTGCCTGCCGCTGGCGCTGATCAATCTGCTGGCGACCGGCGCGATCGTGCTGCTCAAGGACGGAGGGCTTTCGTGA